A stretch of the Capsicum annuum cultivar UCD-10X-F1 chromosome 8, UCD10Xv1.1, whole genome shotgun sequence genome encodes the following:
- the LOC107871184 gene encoding ATP-citrate synthase alpha chain protein 2 produces MARKKIREYDSKRLLKEHLKRLCGIDLKICSAQVTESTDFTELTNKDPWLSSTKLVVKPDMLFGKRGKSGLVALNLDLAGVAEFVKTRLGVEVEMGGCKAPITTFIVEPFVPHDQEYYLSIVSERLGCTISFSECGGIEIEENWDKVKTIFLLTEKPMNLEACAPLIATLPLEVRGTIGNFLMGVFNVFQDLDFSFIEMNPFTLVNGEPYPLDMRGELDDTAAFKNFKKWGSIEFPLPFGRVLSSTESFIHSLDEKTSASLKFTVLNPKGRIWTMVAGGGASVIYADTVGDLGYASELGNYAEYSGAPNEEEVLQYARVVLDCATATPDGRKRALIVGGGIANFTDVAATFNGIIRALREKESKLKAARMHIYVRRGGPNYQTGLAKMRALGEELGVPLEVYGPEATMTGICERAIDCIMSEA; encoded by the exons ATGGCGAGGAAGAAGATCAGAGAGTATGATTCCAAGAGACTTCTCAAAGAGCATTTGAAACGCCTTTGTGGCATCGATCTGAAGATCTGTTCTGCTCAA GTGACAGAATCTACAGATTTTACTGAGTTAACAAACAAAGATCCATGGCTTTCATCAACAAAGCTGGTTGTAAAACCAGACATGCTGTTTGGGAAGCGTGGAAAGAGTGGCTTGGTAGCTTTGAATCTGGATCTAGCAGGAGTTGCTGAGTTTGTAAAAACACGACTTGGTGTGGAG GTTGAAATGGGTGGCTGCAAGGCCCCTATAACAACATTTATTGTTGAACCATTTGTTCCCCATGACCAAGAGTATTACCTTTCCATAGTCTCTGAAAGGTTGGGGTGTACAATTAGCTTTTCAGAATGTGGAGGCATTGAGATTGAAGAGAACTGGGACAAG GTCAAGACAATATTCCTTCTAACAGAGAAACCTATGAACCTAGAAGCATGTGCTCCACTTATTGCTACTCTGCCCTTGGAG GTACGGGGAACAATTGGCAATTTCCTAATGGGTGTTTTTAATGTGTTTCAAG ATCTCGATTTTAGTTTCATAGAGATGAACCCTTTTACGCTTGTAAATGGGGAGCCTTACCCATTGGATATGAGGGGAGAGTTGGATGACACAGCAGCCTTCAAAAATTTTAAGAA GTGGGGAAGCATTGAATTTCCTCTGCCCTTCGGTAGAGTTTTGAGTTCTACCGAAAGCTTCATTCATTCTTTGGATGAGAAA ACTAGTGCCTCCTTAAAATTTACAGTTTTGAACCCAAAAGGTCGTATCTGGACAATGGTGGCTGGAGGTGGTGCCAGCGTCATATATGCTGATACA GTAGGGGATTTAGGCTATGCCTCTGAGCTTGGTAACTATGCCGAGTATAGTGGAGCTCCAAATGAAGAGGAGGTTCTGCAATATGCTCGAGTAGTTCTAGAT TGTGCTACTGCTACTCCCGATGGCCGTAAGAGAGCTCTCATTGTTGGAGGTGGCATTGCTAACTTCACCGATGTTGCTGCTACTTTCAATGGGATTATTCGGGCTCTTAGGGAGAAG GAATCCAAGCTAAAAGCGGCTAGAATGCATATCTATGTACGAAGAGGTGGTCCCAATTATCAGACTGGTCTAGCAAAAATGCGTGCCCTAGGAGAGGAACTTGGAGTTCCCCTTGAG GTTTACGGACCAGAGGCTACAATGACGGGCATTTGCGAACGGGCAATTGATTGCATTATGTCTGAAGCTTAA